Proteins found in one Fusarium oxysporum Fo47 chromosome V, complete sequence genomic segment:
- a CDS encoding chitin synthase chaperone-like protein Chs7 (Chitin synthase export chaperone), translated as MSGFGDFTSICETAPLPLCASVGPTLQATGRTGIEPECYARNIELANTIIFEGAASVMHIVALIMTVIMILHVRSKFTAVGRKEILSFFYLYMLLTAMSLIIDAGVAPPGSDPYPYFVSVQNGLSSAVITCLLINGFVGFQLYEDGTPLSVWMMRISSLAAFAISFLVSLATFKSWAGLGPTNTVGLFVVLYLLNAVQLFVYVAMQILLVTRTLQDRWPLGDIAFGIFFFVAGQVLLYAFSSKICIAISHYLDGLFLATVCNLLGVMMVYKYWDSITKEDLEFSVGTRMNNWEVKELLPEEDRRATVFSEDPYAQSSSYDLPYSPGVARYSAKY; from the exons ATGTCTGGCTTCGGCGACTTCACCTCGATCTGTGAGACGGCACCTCTGCCACTATGCGCTTCCGTTGGACCTACACTCCAAGCCACCGGCCGTACCGGTATTGAGCCAGAATGCTATGCACGCAATATCGAACTTGCCAACACCATCATTTTCGAAGGCGCTGCGTCGGTGATGCACATTGTTGCGCTCATTATGACCGTCATCATGATTCTCCACGTCCGTAGCAAGTTCACCGCTGTTGGTCGCAAAGAGattctcagcttcttctaCCTCTATATGCTTCTCACTGCTATGTCTCTCATTATCGACGCTGGTGTTGCTCCTCCGGGAAGCGACCCGTATCCGTACTTTGTCAGTGTGCAGAATGGACTTAGCAGTGCAGTTATCACATGTCTTTTGATCAATGGCTTTGTTGGATTCCAATTGTATGAAGATGGAACACCTCTGTCAGTATGGATGATGCGCATCAGTTCTCTGGCTGCTTTCGCCATCAGCTTCCTCGTTTCTCTCGCAACTTTCAAGAGCTGGGCTGGACTTGGACCTACCAACACCGTTGGACTGTTCGTTGTTCTCTATCTCTTGAATGCCGTCCAGCTTTTCGTGTACGTGGCCATGCAAATTCTGCTTGTGACTAGGACACTGCAGGACCGATGGCCTCTCGGCGATATTGCGTTTGGTATCTTCTTTTTTGTGGCTGGCCAGGTCCTTCTCTACGCTTTCAGCTCGAAGATTTGTATCGCTATCAGCCATTATCTTGACGGCCTGTTCCTCGCGACAGTTTGCAATTTGCTGGGCGTTATGATGGTTTACAAG TACTGGGATTCGATCACCAAGGAAGATCTTGAGTTTTCAGTTGGCACAAGGATGAACAACTGGGAGGTCAAGGAGCTGCTGCCAGAGGAAGACCGAAGGGCGACTGTCTTTTCGGAGGATCCCTATGCTCAATCCAGCTCCTATGATCTGCCTTACTCGCCAGGCGTGGCACGATACTCGGCCAAGTACTAA